agaagaagaaagaagaaagagagacAATGATGATGctttgatggtgatggtgacaACTATACAGAAGAGAGAGAATGAGATATGGTCTTTTTGACACAAATACCCTCCTGACCCACTGATCAACATATGTTATGTATTAAATTTAAATCAATAAACCATCAAATTTCCCTAACCCTTAGATGATCAAGATCAATGGTCACAATTGGGTTTCCTTAGTTTTCTCACTAAAAAATGGTTTCCTATatatccttgccctatatatatatatatatatatatatatatatatatatatatatatatatatatatatatatatatatatatagggtaaggttcatgctagaaccacctttattgtgagaactgtgagaaccaatgtgaacacaacctaaaatagctaaaaaaacctaacccccccccccccaagctaaaatgctaaaaaataaacacacaaaaaacctaaaaaaatctaaaaacaatctaaaaaatcaaaaaaagtctaaattttttttaatatttttttatgttaaaatcgctacttttagtagccaaaaaaaattttttttttaaaaagaaaaaaaaattaaaaatttgtttttttttactactaaaagtagcgattttttttataaaaatattaaaaaaaaagtttgtgtgttttttagctatttttaggcatttttggttgtgttcacattggttctcgcggttctcgcaataaagggtggttcctaacggatctttgtcctatatatatatatatttaatttaatttgttTTATCATTAAGGGCGTTTTAGTAATTTCACAGTTACTTAACTAATAAAACTAACTCCCATCCAcgctagggactatccgagaacgaatttgccaaagttggggactatagctgtaattttgaaaatgtaCGAACTAAAGATGAAATCGgagtaaaccacagggactatccgggcatttttctcttaacatttattagaagaaattccctcctaaattacgcgccaaaaacatcattatataaacaaacataaaacatagcttccataatcacttcaatctatccattttctGCAAAAGAAAATCGTTAACCAAAAATGCCAActtaaacaaaacgccaaaaatgacaacaatcgtttcgtggagatacactctgggaatcaggcgatacgtcctccattttaacaacagaaggagggtgtatgttaagacggtctgggcaattctgaagatggaagaagagatacagaggcaaatcttatccattggcatcactctagacaacgaatgccatgaaacggatatgcttatgaaagcattaaccagcaaatttggaccaatcaaaggagatgtgaagccagaccatgtcatgacatcatggcgttttgataaTGAAACAGAAATGGTGACGGTTACATACGATAGCGGAGAGCAGGAAGTCTACTGGCTagagaacatcatgacaaagcagcgactgggcttcatggaagaattgcataacgccacttgtaccaacacagaaatatactcaaaattggagttaatgcaagacatgttcaggtggaggcttcagaatcttcaggaacaagaagctgatgaaggtgaatgtgatgacatggatgaagatcaagatgaagactccgaggaggaagaagatgacacaagtgatggatactattcggataaagtaccttctgacgaaggattttaattttttttcctctttttttcttctatgtaatcttcttttttttaagataattaaatgatatatttctatctttattagcaaaacgccaaaataatactaaaaaaaggttaactctaacaaaacgccaaaaataacaaaaaatatttttcctgcttaatattttatttactccgttattgtattttgtcatgttGGTATGCATAAGGCCatttaaaaaaacgccaaacttagaagatgggacatatataacctataaaactgataaaagctgatcaacacagtaaatacaaaaacaatacagttactttattactatcatttattacaataaaaagtctcgcctaaactacgcgccaaaaaactcctataaaagaggggtctatacacaatgaaattaatcacacccagaaaaacacaaaaaacgccatatcctctagaaaccactccctttaaaacgccacagatggcaaagctttcactgaaatggatcctttttctgagggggttaactcaataatattttgctagatgagatggacaaatattcaagaaaaagagactgatgacagtgatatgccatcatgtgagctttgttcttgatgattatagGCATGGAAGAAAGGGTTCAACACAAGtataaaatgctattttggactccattattacaagtagcatcaagcaagagttgatctttaatgacatgccaccaaacaagaatatcacaccaaaaagcAGGATGCCACTACGTATCTTCTTCTGAAAAAGATGGGGTTTAAgaaggaaagttggcatctatctaaattattcaaaaaaggttcaaaaagccaaaaacaaattcaagaaggaagagactgatgacattgaagattggaaagaaaaattaaaattaccaattttaattatttttgttttcattttatattgtattGATAGCAAGTTATATGTTgttttattatctaattctctataaTTAAATAcgttattatataaaacgccaaaaactacaaacaccaaaatgcTAGTAGAATGAAAACTGGGAGAATAGctgctggcaaagcaccttgtaaagggtattaaaacgccaaaaaattcaaTAAACACCAAAAAGAAAAATTGGACTTATTTTAATCTTATGCAAATATTAATTACTCGTaatgaattattatacaaaacgccacaaacgccaaaaaaattaaccagaaaacgatataacgccaaaaaattatatatgtgacacaaaaacaattaattaagcgccaaaagtttaataaatacatTTAAGCCAAAAAAACTTAGACGCCAGAAAATATTATAACGCGTTGTGAAAATAAAAGtagaatgaaaagacaaaaaagcccctccgcccttctctatgtcgccggacacgtgttaggccaggatgcgttctcaccgttctcacacttttgaacGTTTTCTCCCGAacccgtttctctctctctctctctctctctctctctctatatatatatatatatatatatatatatatatatatatatatatatgtataacaaACAACAGAGATATTTATCTCTCCCCCCTCCCCCTCTCTCTCCTTTCAcctacaaccaccaccaccaccgtcttcaCCAACACCATTGTATGCCGCCGCCACCACCTTCTTCATCTCGAATCACTCTCAATGTTGTCGTATCGAATCACCCGCAATGTCGCCGTATTTGGTATGCTCTTTAGTCACCAAAGGGTATAAAACAGCGACGAGAAATAGAAACGATAAGGAGGGAATAAAACGACGACAACAGAACACGAGCAGCTACGAGGAACAAAATCACGTTTCAAAACCCTAACTGGCTTCAAAGCTTCCACCGGAATCGGCGATAACCGCAGACCAACCCTAACAGGAAGAGAACTAGCAACGAGTTTGCAAGCGTTTTGTATGGTTTAGGGATTTGTCTTTAAATCGTTGTGCGCATATTTAGAAAGAGAATTGTTATCTGTTTAATGGTTTCTTTTTTAAGCCTTTTATGTAACCAAATACCTTAAGGGTCTTGTAGTTTGAGTATTGTAAATTGTTACAGTTAGTGTGATGTAAATTGTTACAGTTGGTGTTAAAACAACAATCTTTAACTTCTCAATTTTATGTCTCAGGgataaatttatgttattttgtGTTTTAGTTCAAGTTCTGCTTATATCTAAAAAGCACATGTTTACAAACTGTTATTTGAGTGACTTTCTTGATGATTTTGCAAAATGGGTGTTTGGGTGGGGTCAACACTTGTTCAGGAAAATCAatctacatattatttagtcaaAATAATCTGGACAAATCATGGATCTTAAAAAAACCCAGATAGAGGTTTTAAAATGGTACTATCAGCTTTTGTTTCAGGCAATCAAATAGCTACTGAAGTTGTGGAAGCTTGCTGTTGTAATAGCTACAAATAGAGGTTGAAAAATGGCAAGTTAGGTTGGGTCGACACTGTCTGCCTGAGCTTGTACGCTAGGCCAGAGGCATTAATAAAACACTGGGATTAATGAAGGGTGGTTTCTCTAATGTAAAAACAAGTTGAATCGGGTGTTTATGCGATTGAATTGGATTCAAATTGTCTGAATTTTTAATTTGCCCCTGTTTATGCGAGTGAAGATGGTGGTGGCGGCATATGGTGGTGTTGGTGAAGACGGTGGTGGTGATAGGTGAAAGGAGAGAGGGGGGAGGGGCGAGATAAATATCTCTGTTGTTTGTtatacatctatatatatatatatatatactagtcgtttacccgcgcgatgcggcgggaatgACGATTTGCAAGAGGATACTCGTTTTCCTGTCAGTTTATCGATTCTTTGGTGATATACTTTTATTAATCTTTTTAGCTGTTAGTTTATCAATCTAACCATCAAATCAATCATTAGTACATAAGATCCTCTCATGATATATTGTATAGTAGCTTTGTTAGTGGGAATTACTTGCGTGGAGATACGGACATTCGGTCAATATTGGTATTGTTCGTTACGGTACCGGTAAATGTAAACctttaactctttttttattattatgtttttttttttgttttgaaagaCGAATTTTCTGTTTCTTgtgagacttgaacccaagatCTCACAATTAAGTGTATTAAAAGAATTGTCTTGCCACTGGACCACTAAcccaagtagttttttttttatgatgTACTAATTTTGAAGTACATTAACATTATACGACTCAATATTTATCATGTTAGAAtattctatacgggtcgtatagagGGTGTGAAAAAAACATTTAAGCGTGTGACATTATTAACACCCAAACACTATCCAAGTAGCTATTTAAGATTCATTTTATTATCTTTAGCCTCATAAATCAACACAAAATCAATGTTAACTTTCGCACAAACATTGGATACAACACAGCACATGTAGAGATGATAACTTACAAAATTAAGGAATCTGAATAACATAAAAATTATgaaaattcaaattttaaaagAAAGATTTGAGAGATTGTTATCAAAGTCCTGATTTGTATGACACATCAGTATCTTTAAGCCACTTGTCCCCCTGAATAAAAGGTATAACAGAGAACTTGCTCGCTTGTTTGGCAGCTATAAATTTGAGTCCTTTCCATATAACCCTAACCTTTGTGACCGCACCAGCACCATAATTAGCAAACTCTGGATAGAATATGGTGTTGGGAGCTGATGCTCCCACCCATGGAAACCATCCTTTAGGATCAATGAAGCTTGGCATCATGTTGTTAAGGTAAAATGTGGTCGAATAGTTTTTCCATGGACGTCCCAAAACAGTGTGCACATCGCTCAACTAAGCTCATCAATCTTCTTCTTTGGTTGTTAGAATTCGTGACACGTGAAAACCCCTAGATAATTGCAAGGCTGTTGCTTATTAAGTCGCTTGATTTCTAAAGGTATCCTACAACATTGTCTTGATTACCGTCTGTGCATGTTTGCTGATACGTCCCCGCGGCGCTTAGCCATGTCATAAGAACATCGAATAGACCGCCTAACGATTTCAAATCGCCATCGAGCAATTCTGCTGGAGTGCAGCCAAGGAACCAAATGGGTTATCAGGGTCAGACTCGACGCATACGGTTCTGAACGATCGTGAACCGGATGGTGCACCCACCTTGCTAACTCTTGGTTTATTCCCACCAAAGCCTATGCACAAATGAACGTAAAAGGGTGGGAAGCCCTACTAACACTTTTGGTCCAATTAAAAAACTTGGATTATTTAAAAATCTAAATCTTTAAATAACACTCAAGAGACTTTTATCTCATTTGACCCGCTCCCTTTTCGCTGAAGTTTTCAATTTAACCCGTATGAGATAAAACAGATTCGAAACCAACCCATTTATAAATAACAGAGTTGAAGCTGCCACCTCTTCACGAAAGTAAGTCATAAGGCCTGCAAGAGAATAAACCAAAAGTTTTTCTATTATTCCTGCTTACAAGAAGATAACAATTGAAAAATATCAAACATCCAACAAAAAAACTTACCTGGACATAGCACTCATCAAAAAGTTTAAAATGCACTCGCCCATTAGTCAATGAGATTCAAACTTTTAAAACAAAATGTATTTAGTGTCAAGCCAACCCGGCCCATTTTGACTTGTTTCCCAAAATGCGGCACACACATTTAACGATAGATAAAGATTTAAACTTTTAAAACAAAATGTGTTTTTTAAGGTTGTTACTAAaattatgtaactttttgtgatCTTGGGTACACTTAACGATACAAAAGGATTCAAACTTTTAGAGCAAAATGTGTTTTTTGAGGATGTTACTGAAATTATGTAGCTTTTTGTGATCCTGGACGTACTAACGATTCATAAAGATTCAAACTTTAGAACAAAATGTGTTCAGGGTCAGCCGAGCCCGACCCGTTTGGAATTGTTGCCCATCACGCTAATTTTTCTATATATAGATATTATATAAATAGAAGTTGAAAAACTATACACCTTTTTTGAGGGCTTGCATGAGGAAACTCTCTACAAGATTGTAGTTCCTCATTCCAGTCTCTTTGCATACCGATTAATTCACTCCCAAACGATAAAGTAAGTTAGTTTTTTTGCTCTTGCTGCATCACGTCTATGATCTAAATAATGCAATCAATAAAAATTAATAACAATTGCAAAAAAGTGAAAAACAACTAACAATGTATcgtaaaatacaaaaaaaaaaataccggGAACAGGGTGCAATCCAAGCCACGAATTTGGGGGCAACAATGACTGAATGTTTTCAAATGGATGAGTGGATGCCTTTCGTTCCAACATTTCACGAAAATCTAACAAAATAAAATCACAACAAATATTAAGAAATGATAAAGTTAAGTAATTTCAGATATAAATGAGTAAGATAAACGGAACCTTTCTTAAATTTGGAATTGATCTTTTGCAAGAGCCCGATAAGGGTAGTTGCTTCAGAAGCAGCCTTGGTCGGTTTCGGGTCAAGGGTATTTCCGGAACTTGAGTTAACGTAAAATGTGGTTGTGGTTCCGGTTATACAATACTTGATCCCTTTCAGTGTCACCACATCCAGATAAATTAGGTACCCAGCCTGAACGtaatttaaaagaataaaaataagAAATGATAATGTATGCCTACAATAAGATCATTAGAAATGTAAAATAGTCAAAATAACAATTAACAAATCTTCTGTAGCTTGGAggagggttaaatgatgaaaagATGATACTTTCTACACATTTGATTTCTTTCGAAGGAGACAACAGGTTTGAAAGTGAACCGGAAACGTCCTCCATGAATCCTAGATTCTCGAGCTCCAAAACCTCGGTTTTTTTGGATtgatctgttttttttttttttttgatattttaaacaaTCAGTAATTGaacaatttaaataataatgaaTAAAAGGCGTTTTTCTAAGCAATAAACCTCCTGAATTTGCAGTTGCATTCTGCCCCATTTCATGTTGCAATGCAAGTGATGTTGATAACGAGGAGTGCGGTGTTGAAAGAGAAAGCAACTCTCGGGTACGGTAAACGTGGGCCCTGATAGATCTCTCATCATAAATCGCTGCAATATTTTCATTTAGTGTTATCAAGATAAATATCAACTTAATGGAAGTAAAAAGTGTGTAATATACCTGCAATCATTTCTAAAGTACAGCCTCCAGAGGTGATGTCAGCCACCTCACGAATTTCATGGTAATCTTCTAAATGATGAGCGGAACCGCCGTTAGTGTGCAACAATAAGTCGTAACAAGTAAAAAAGCACGTCTCAGGAGCATCAAGAAGGAATTGCCTCACATCCATAATAGAATCACTGGTACTTATCTGCAAATTTAATGAAATTTAATCAAAAAAGGAATACGAATCACGATGATAAAATTTATAACAAATCATGGTTAAAGATAGCATACTTGAAACTCTAGCTTCTCAC
This is a stretch of genomic DNA from Helianthus annuus cultivar XRQ/B chromosome 16, HanXRQr2.0-SUNRISE, whole genome shotgun sequence. It encodes these proteins:
- the LOC110917856 gene encoding clustered mitochondria protein-like isoform X1 → MDVRQFLLDAPETCFFTCYDLLLHTNGGSAHHLEDYHEIREVADITSGGCTLEMIAAIYDERSIRAHVYRTRELLSLSTPHSSLSTSLALQHEMGQNATANSGDQSKKTEVLELENLGFMEDVSGSLSNLLSPSKEIKCVAGYLIYLDVVTLKGIKYCITGTTTTFYVNSSSGNTLDPKPTKAASEATTLIGLLQKINSKFKKDFREMLERKASTHPFENIQSLLPPNSWLGLHPVPDHRRDAARAKKLTYFIVWE
- the LOC110917856 gene encoding clustered mitochondria protein-like isoform X2, with protein sequence MIAAIYDERSIRAHVYRTRELLSLSTPHSSLSTSLALQHEMGQNATANSGDQSKKTEVLELENLGFMEDVSGSLSNLLSPSKEIKCVAGYLIYLDVVTLKGIKYCITGTTTTFYVNSSSGNTLDPKPTKAASEATTLIGLLQKINSKFKKDFREMLERKASTHPFENIQSLLPPNSWLGLHPVPDHRRDAARAKKLTYFIVWE